The Streptomyces sp. CC0208 genome window below encodes:
- the pcaG gene encoding protocatechuate 3,4-dioxygenase subunit alpha — protein MTKIDTSRPESVLPTPSHTVGPFYGHALPFPGGGDIAPVGHPDTITLQGHITDGEGSPLPDAFLELWSADPSGNVPQVDGSIRRDPASGGYLGRNGVEFTGWGRIQTDANGHWTARTLRPGARGRSAPYISVCVFARGLLVHLYTRIYLPGDEAVLTADPLLSRVPAQRRDTLIARKQDDGTYRFDIRLQGEGETVFLEFQ, from the coding sequence ATGACGAAGATCGACACCAGCCGTCCGGAGAGCGTGCTGCCGACCCCGTCGCACACGGTCGGCCCCTTCTACGGCCACGCCCTGCCCTTCCCCGGCGGCGGCGACATCGCGCCCGTCGGCCACCCGGACACCATCACCCTCCAGGGCCACATCACCGACGGCGAGGGCAGCCCGCTGCCGGACGCCTTCCTGGAGCTGTGGAGCGCCGACCCCTCGGGCAACGTCCCGCAGGTCGACGGCTCGATCCGGCGCGACCCCGCGAGCGGCGGCTATCTCGGCCGCAACGGCGTGGAGTTCACCGGCTGGGGCCGTATCCAGACCGACGCCAACGGCCACTGGACCGCGCGCACCCTGCGGCCGGGCGCGCGCGGGCGGAGCGCGCCGTACATCAGCGTGTGCGTCTTCGCGCGTGGACTGCTGGTGCATCTGTACACCCGCATCTACCTGCCGGGCGACGAGGCGGTCCTGACCGCCGACCCGCTGCTGTCCCGGGTGCCGGCGCAGCGGCGCGACACGCTGATCGCGCGGAAGCAGGACGATGGCACCTACCGTTTCGACATCCGCCTTCAGGGCGAAGGCGAAACGGTCTTCCTGGAGTTCCAGTGA
- the pcaB gene encoding 3-carboxy-cis,cis-muconate cycloisomerase, with protein MTSPDPDTGLLAPGWAGSPAAAATSDGACLQALLDAEAALTRAQARLGLAPDAAADAVTEAAHADRFDVRSLAERARTGGNPVIPLVADLTKAVGEEYGPYVHRGATSQDILDTATMLVAARTLDLVLGDLHRVQQALARLASEHRDTVMPARTLTQHAVPTTFGLKAAGWRSLALDARDRVIEVRDDLPAQLGGAAGTLAAFTAYGARDTVMLTAAFARELGLDAPLLPWHTLRTPIADLAGCLAFTAGALGKIAADVLVLGRTEIAEVAEGSGGGSSAMPHKANPVRSTLIAAAARRAPQLAATLYGSMAAEDERPAGVWHAEWEPLRDLLRLVGGAARDAAELTEGLRVNADTMRAHLDLTHGLIVSERLSAELAAVLGRPRAKQLLTDLAKRTYTEGLSLGELLAQEPGLKDVDLDELTDPARYTGSAGALTDRALERR; from the coding sequence GTGACTTCTCCCGATCCGGACACCGGCCTGCTCGCCCCGGGGTGGGCAGGCTCCCCCGCCGCCGCGGCGACCTCCGACGGCGCCTGTCTCCAGGCGCTGCTGGACGCGGAGGCCGCGCTGACCCGGGCGCAGGCCCGCCTGGGGCTCGCCCCGGACGCGGCGGCCGACGCGGTGACCGAGGCGGCCCACGCGGACCGCTTCGACGTACGATCCCTCGCCGAGCGGGCGCGCACCGGCGGCAACCCCGTCATCCCCTTGGTCGCCGACCTCACGAAGGCGGTCGGCGAGGAGTACGGGCCGTACGTCCACCGGGGCGCCACCAGCCAGGACATCCTGGACACGGCGACGATGCTGGTGGCGGCACGCACCCTCGACCTCGTACTGGGGGACCTGCACCGCGTCCAGCAGGCCCTGGCCCGGCTCGCCTCCGAGCATCGGGACACCGTGATGCCTGCGCGGACACTCACCCAGCACGCCGTTCCGACCACGTTCGGGCTCAAGGCGGCCGGGTGGCGTTCGTTGGCCCTGGATGCGCGGGACCGGGTCATCGAGGTGCGGGACGATCTACCCGCACAGCTAGGGGGTGCCGCAGGGACGCTGGCGGCCTTCACCGCGTACGGCGCCCGGGACACGGTGATGCTCACGGCTGCCTTCGCCCGTGAACTCGGCCTCGATGCGCCGCTCCTCCCCTGGCACACCCTGCGCACTCCGATCGCCGACCTCGCCGGCTGCCTGGCGTTCACCGCCGGAGCGCTGGGCAAGATCGCCGCGGATGTGCTGGTACTCGGCCGTACCGAGATCGCCGAGGTCGCGGAGGGCAGCGGGGGCGGTTCCTCGGCCATGCCGCACAAGGCGAACCCCGTCCGCTCGACGCTGATCGCCGCTGCGGCCCGGCGCGCGCCGCAGCTCGCGGCCACGCTGTACGGCTCGATGGCCGCGGAGGACGAGCGCCCGGCCGGTGTCTGGCACGCCGAGTGGGAGCCGCTGAGGGATCTGCTGCGACTGGTCGGCGGCGCCGCCCGGGACGCGGCCGAACTGACCGAGGGACTGAGGGTGAACGCGGACACCATGCGTGCACACCTCGATCTCACCCACGGGTTGATCGTCTCCGAGCGTCTGTCCGCCGAGCTGGCCGCCGTGCTGGGGCGCCCCCGCGCGAAGCAGCTGCTCACGGATCTCGCGAAGCGGACATACACCGAAGGGCTCTCGCTCGGCGAACTCCTCGCTCAGGAGCCCGGGTTGAAGGACGTCGATCTCGACGAGCTCACCGACCCCGCCCGTTACACCGGCTCCGCCGGTGCCCTCACCGACCGTGCTCTGGAGCGACGTTGA
- the pcaD gene encoding 3-oxoadipate enol-lactonase: MTDTLLNHRAEGPASAPPLLLGPSLGTSYALWDKVAPELSLTHRVIRWDLPGHGGSAADLIGPGAGVGDLADLVLALADSLGVERFAYAGVSLGGAVGLHLAVHHPERVASLAVICSSAHFNGAKPWQERAERVRREGLEWLLESANSRWFAGDFTVPELVRDHAEADPEAYAACCDALASFDLRDRLAGISAPTLLIAGRQDPATPPPHLREIADAVPRATLVELPGASHLAPAQCPEAVLTALRTHLDGGAKRGMEVRREVLGDAHVDRAQARQTPFTARFQDFISRYAWGEIWTDPTLSRRERSMITLTALVAHGHYDELAMHVRAARRNGLTPEEIGAVLLQTAVYCGVPAANSAFATAQRVLAEETEG; this comes from the coding sequence TTGACCGACACCCTCCTCAACCACCGCGCCGAGGGCCCCGCCTCCGCTCCCCCGCTGCTGCTCGGGCCGTCGCTCGGGACGTCGTACGCCCTGTGGGACAAGGTGGCGCCCGAGCTGTCGCTCACCCACCGGGTGATCCGCTGGGACCTGCCCGGACACGGCGGTTCGGCGGCCGACCTGATCGGGCCCGGCGCCGGCGTGGGTGACCTAGCCGACCTGGTGCTGGCGCTCGCCGACTCGCTCGGCGTCGAGCGGTTCGCCTACGCGGGAGTGTCGCTCGGGGGCGCGGTCGGTCTGCACCTGGCCGTGCACCACCCGGAGCGCGTCGCCTCGCTGGCGGTGATCTGCTCCTCGGCCCACTTCAACGGGGCCAAGCCGTGGCAGGAGCGGGCCGAGCGGGTCCGCCGGGAGGGCCTGGAGTGGCTGCTGGAGAGCGCGAACTCCCGTTGGTTCGCGGGTGACTTCACCGTCCCGGAGCTCGTACGGGACCACGCCGAGGCCGATCCGGAGGCGTACGCGGCCTGCTGTGACGCCCTGGCCTCCTTCGACCTGCGCGACCGGCTGGCCGGGATCTCCGCGCCGACTCTGCTGATCGCCGGCCGCCAGGACCCGGCGACCCCGCCGCCCCATCTGCGGGAGATCGCCGACGCGGTGCCGCGTGCCACGCTCGTCGAACTCCCGGGGGCCTCGCACCTGGCCCCGGCGCAGTGCCCGGAAGCCGTTCTCACCGCTCTGCGCACGCATCTCGACGGGGGTGCCAAGCGGGGCATGGAGGTGCGGCGCGAGGTGCTCGGGGACGCGCACGTGGACCGGGCGCAGGCCCGGCAGACGCCGTTCACCGCGCGGTTCCAGGACTTCATCTCGCGGTACGCGTGGGGCGAGATCTGGACCGACCCGACGCTCAGCCGCCGCGAGCGCAGCATGATCACGCTGACGGCGCTGGTCGCGCACGGCCACTACGACGAGCTGGCCATGCATGTGCGGGCGGCCCGGCGCAACGGCCTCACGCCGGAGGAGATCGGCGCCGTCCTGCTCCAGACGGCCGTCTACTGCGGGGTACCGGCGGCGAACTCGGCGTTCGCCACGGCCCAGCGGGTGCTGGCGGAGGAGACGGAAGGGTGA
- a CDS encoding SDR family NAD(P)-dependent oxidoreductase — protein MSTILITGATSGLGRYVAFELVRAGHLVLAHGRDPGRTESLVAELRTEGVAEGFVADLASLAQVRELGARVAEAHPGLDVLINNAGVGAGSPGSGREVSADGHELRLAVNYLAPVALTRALLPTRPARIVNVGSVGQEPVDFDDVEFTRGYNGFAAYRRAKFALAAHTFALAEELAGTEVAVNVLHPATFMDTAMVREGGVAPWSTVADGAPGVLALATQDLGTGGFFDGTNPARAHEGTYDREVQKRLSAVTDRLLVS, from the coding sequence ATGTCGACCATCCTGATCACCGGTGCCACCTCCGGTCTCGGCCGTTACGTCGCCTTCGAACTGGTCCGCGCCGGCCATCTCGTCCTCGCCCACGGGCGGGACCCGGGCCGCACCGAGAGCCTGGTTGCCGAACTGCGGACCGAGGGGGTGGCCGAGGGATTCGTCGCCGACCTCGCCTCCCTGGCCCAGGTGCGCGAGCTGGGCGCACGGGTCGCCGAGGCCCACCCCGGGCTCGATGTCCTGATCAACAACGCGGGCGTGGGCGCGGGTTCGCCCGGCTCGGGGCGGGAGGTGAGCGCGGACGGGCATGAACTGCGGCTGGCGGTGAACTACTTGGCGCCGGTCGCGCTGACCAGAGCACTGTTGCCGACGCGGCCGGCGCGGATCGTCAACGTCGGGTCGGTCGGCCAGGAGCCGGTCGACTTCGACGACGTCGAGTTCACTCGCGGCTACAACGGTTTCGCCGCGTACCGCCGCGCCAAGTTCGCGCTGGCGGCCCATACCTTCGCCCTGGCCGAGGAGTTGGCGGGAACGGAGGTCGCGGTCAACGTCCTGCACCCGGCGACGTTCATGGACACGGCCATGGTCCGCGAGGGCGGGGTGGCTCCGTGGTCGACGGTGGCGGACGGGGCTCCGGGGGTGCTGGCCCTGGCCACCCAGGACCTGGGCACGGGCGGCTTCTTCGACGGGACGAATCCGGCGCGGGCACACGAGGGGACGTACGACAGGGAGGTGCAGAAGCGCCTGTCGGCCGTCACCGACCGGCTACTGGTGTCCTGA
- a CDS encoding AAA family ATPase — protein MTEVRPIAAAPASLWERDEELAAVERVIDSLCAGRTSSGSVLLIRGEAGFGKTALLTQTRRLAEERGCTVWSARGGETLRSVPFNVVRQLLQPALLSLMPEEAREYLGDWYDIAGPALGIADPGERQADPQGVCDGLVAAVRRLARRDWPLVLMVDDAHWADQETLRWLAAFAERLDDLSVLVVVARRPGEATTESDRLLETVASAAGHPVTSLSALTPEATAGLTRATLGEHADAPFCREVWAVTGGNPYETVELLAKVRDSEMEPSEGSANELRELNRSARGGGLVARLEELGIDATRFAWAAAILGTDISVDLVARLATLKPDKATLCAELLRNARILTDSDAEDDELEFVHPLIATAVYDSIPDALRTAMHGIAAQLVTDSGLGAAAASRHLLQVHPDDDEELVEQLREAAREHLLVGAPDAARRCLERALLEPPTPEVHARVLFELGCATLLTAPAKTIGHLQTALALPGLEGAARVDAVVRLSQALMHNNQLEEAVRTVEAEAARHEEGPARLRLQAVQYTWEGLYPGEATSPGRSERLAALAATCTGRDNSERALLILRGFDAMARGESAEEIGEVCDRALVNGRLAPGLGWTDTEWGLELPLMLASAYAFTDRLDRAEALYTEALRTYETAGWSGGHLALAHAYVGLGHRRRGRLREAETSLRESLRLAERVGRGLPLYWSATCNLVDTLLARGHVEEAWAIAEQYGFAPPYPSTIVLPDPRSVRGRLLLAVGRTKEGINELDAAEKAAAVRGHHNPVLVPWAADLARALAVEDPVRAAQLATDLRRHAERLGTDTAIGEALRCAAALETGQRAVRLAAQAVAYLEASPCQYEHAAARVEYGIAARSVAELNRGLALARSCGADGLVAQAREVLETGRGLR, from the coding sequence ATGACGGAGGTACGGCCGATTGCGGCCGCCCCGGCCTCGCTGTGGGAGCGCGACGAGGAACTCGCCGCCGTCGAACGGGTGATCGACTCCCTGTGTGCGGGCCGCACGTCCTCGGGCAGTGTGCTGCTGATCCGCGGCGAGGCGGGCTTCGGCAAGACCGCCCTGCTGACCCAGACCCGCCGCCTCGCCGAGGAGCGCGGCTGCACGGTCTGGTCGGCCCGCGGCGGCGAGACCCTCAGGTCCGTCCCCTTCAACGTCGTACGCCAACTGCTCCAGCCGGCCCTCCTGTCGCTGATGCCCGAGGAGGCCCGCGAGTACCTCGGCGACTGGTACGACATCGCAGGCCCCGCCCTCGGCATCGCGGACCCGGGGGAGCGGCAGGCCGACCCGCAGGGCGTGTGCGACGGACTGGTCGCCGCGGTGCGCCGGCTGGCCCGCCGGGACTGGCCGCTCGTGCTGATGGTCGACGACGCCCACTGGGCCGACCAGGAGACCCTGCGCTGGCTCGCCGCCTTCGCCGAGCGCCTGGACGACCTGTCCGTCCTGGTCGTGGTGGCCCGGCGGCCCGGCGAGGCCACCACCGAGAGCGACCGCCTCCTGGAGACCGTGGCCTCCGCCGCGGGCCACCCCGTCACCAGCCTCAGCGCCCTCACCCCGGAAGCCACCGCGGGCCTCACCCGCGCCACCCTCGGCGAGCACGCCGACGCCCCGTTCTGCCGCGAGGTGTGGGCCGTCACCGGCGGCAACCCGTACGAGACCGTCGAGCTCCTCGCCAAGGTCCGCGACAGCGAGATGGAACCCAGCGAGGGCTCGGCCAACGAACTGCGCGAGCTGAACCGGTCGGCCCGCGGCGGCGGACTCGTCGCCCGCCTGGAGGAACTCGGCATCGACGCCACCCGGTTCGCCTGGGCGGCCGCGATCCTCGGCACCGACATCTCCGTCGACCTGGTGGCCAGACTCGCCACCCTCAAGCCGGACAAGGCGACCCTCTGCGCCGAACTGCTGCGCAACGCCCGCATCCTGACCGACTCCGACGCGGAGGACGACGAGCTGGAGTTCGTGCACCCACTGATCGCCACCGCCGTCTACGACTCCATCCCCGACGCCCTGCGCACCGCCATGCACGGCATCGCCGCCCAGCTCGTCACCGACTCCGGGCTCGGCGCCGCGGCCGCCTCCCGGCACCTGCTCCAGGTCCACCCGGACGACGACGAGGAACTCGTCGAGCAACTGCGCGAGGCCGCCCGTGAACACCTCCTCGTCGGCGCCCCCGACGCGGCCCGCCGCTGTCTGGAGCGCGCCCTGCTGGAACCCCCGACCCCCGAGGTGCACGCGCGCGTGCTCTTCGAACTCGGCTGCGCCACCCTCCTGACCGCCCCCGCCAAGACCATCGGCCACCTCCAGACCGCGCTCGCCCTGCCCGGCCTGGAGGGCGCCGCCCGGGTGGACGCCGTCGTCCGCCTGTCCCAGGCGCTCATGCACAACAACCAGCTGGAAGAGGCGGTCCGCACGGTCGAGGCGGAGGCCGCCCGGCACGAGGAAGGCCCGGCCCGACTGCGCCTCCAGGCCGTGCAGTACACCTGGGAGGGGCTCTACCCGGGCGAGGCCACCTCCCCGGGGCGCTCCGAGCGCCTCGCCGCCCTGGCCGCCACCTGCACGGGCCGGGACAACTCCGAGCGGGCCCTGCTGATCCTGCGCGGATTCGACGCGATGGCCCGCGGCGAGAGCGCCGAGGAGATCGGCGAAGTGTGCGACCGCGCCCTCGTCAACGGCCGCCTCGCGCCGGGACTCGGCTGGACCGACACCGAGTGGGGCCTCGAACTGCCGCTGATGCTGGCCAGCGCGTACGCCTTCACGGACCGGCTCGACCGCGCCGAGGCCCTGTACACCGAGGCCCTGCGCACCTACGAGACGGCCGGCTGGAGCGGCGGCCACCTCGCGCTCGCCCACGCCTACGTCGGCCTGGGCCACCGTCGGCGCGGCCGGCTCCGGGAGGCGGAGACCTCCCTGCGCGAGTCCCTGCGGCTCGCCGAGCGGGTGGGGCGAGGCCTGCCGCTGTACTGGTCGGCGACCTGCAACCTCGTCGACACGCTGCTCGCGCGCGGGCATGTCGAGGAGGCGTGGGCGATCGCCGAGCAGTACGGGTTCGCCCCGCCGTACCCGTCCACGATCGTGCTGCCCGACCCCCGGTCCGTGCGCGGGCGGCTGCTGCTGGCGGTCGGCAGGACCAAGGAGGGGATCAACGAACTGGACGCCGCGGAGAAGGCAGCGGCGGTCCGAGGACACCACAATCCCGTGCTGGTGCCGTGGGCGGCCGACCTCGCGCGCGCTCTCGCCGTCGAGGACCCGGTGCGGGCCGCCCAGCTGGCCACGGATCTGCGCCGGCATGCCGAGCGCCTCGGCACGGACACGGCGATCGGTGAGGCGCTGCGGTGCGCTGCCGCGCTGGAGACGGGGCAGCGGGCGGTACGGCTTGCCGCGCAGGCCGTGGCGTATCTGGAGGCGTCGCCTTGTCAGTACGAGCATGCCGCGGCCCGGGTCGAGTACGGCATCGCGGCGCGGTCCGTGGCCGAGCTCAACCGGGGCCTGGCGCTGGCGCGTTCGTGCGGGGCGGACGGGTTGGTGGCGCAGGCCAGGGAGGTGCTGGAGACGGGGCGGGGACTGCGGTGA
- a CDS encoding DUF2510 domain-containing protein: protein MTQETPPGWYPDPGQTSDGPAAERWWDGKAWTEQTRPAGSAAAWGPPEQVASPGDAGPYPAFPPYPAQPPSGSRRGRTGIAVAVAVVVLASIGVGVYALAHSGNGNNDSATSQGPGGPGGTGGQGGPFGGNGGSGGSGGSGGSGGASPSPQGSEAPRIESGSVTDSIDGISLPVPDDWYGQEIAVGASVTSNDSYACPGDTADKCTKGGAYSAPAVALGTKGGTAEAVAKADIQANAEQSYGGKTYGSITSHDVLASKAVTVAGQKGYLVRWKAVTSKGSDGYVESLAFPSPANPQQIVVVRFGVDVEEGQSVIDDITKGIKVSTGGGRGQGV from the coding sequence ATGACGCAGGAGACTCCCCCCGGGTGGTACCCCGACCCCGGGCAGACAAGTGACGGTCCCGCCGCCGAGCGCTGGTGGGACGGCAAGGCGTGGACCGAGCAGACCCGGCCCGCCGGATCAGCCGCCGCATGGGGTCCCCCGGAACAGGTCGCGAGCCCTGGGGACGCCGGGCCGTACCCGGCCTTCCCGCCGTATCCCGCCCAGCCGCCGAGCGGCTCGCGGCGCGGTCGTACGGGCATAGCCGTGGCGGTGGCGGTCGTGGTCCTGGCGAGCATAGGCGTGGGCGTGTACGCGCTGGCCCACAGCGGCAACGGGAACAATGACTCGGCCACCTCGCAGGGGCCGGGCGGCCCGGGCGGCACGGGAGGCCAGGGCGGACCGTTCGGCGGCAACGGAGGGTCCGGCGGTTCCGGCGGCAGCGGGGGTTCCGGGGGCGCGTCGCCCTCCCCGCAGGGGTCCGAGGCGCCGAGGATCGAGAGCGGTTCGGTGACCGACTCGATCGACGGGATCAGCCTGCCCGTACCGGACGACTGGTACGGCCAGGAGATAGCGGTCGGAGCGTCCGTGACCTCGAACGACTCCTATGCGTGCCCCGGCGACACCGCCGACAAGTGCACGAAGGGCGGTGCCTACTCGGCGCCCGCCGTGGCGCTGGGCACCAAGGGCGGCACGGCCGAGGCCGTCGCCAAGGCCGACATCCAGGCGAACGCCGAGCAGTCCTACGGCGGCAAGACCTACGGTTCGATCACCTCGCACGACGTCCTCGCCTCGAAGGCGGTGACCGTGGCCGGGCAGAAGGGTTATCTGGTCCGCTGGAAGGCGGTCACCAGCAAGGGCTCCGACGGCTATGTCGAGTCCCTGGCCTTCCCGTCCCCGGCGAACCCGCAGCAGATCGTCGTGGTGCGCTTCGGTGTCGACGTCGAGGAGGGCCAGAGCGTGATCGACGACATCACCAAGGGGATCAAGGTGTCGACGGGCGGCGGCAGAGGCCAGGGCGTCTGA
- a CDS encoding TetR/AcrR family transcriptional regulator, whose amino-acid sequence MTSQAADGPETVAASRRSKITPEREQEFFDAVLEQVRECGYEAVTMEGVAASTRCSKSTLYRQWKTKPQFVVAALRSRRRSKFDGIDTGSLADDLREAARAAGRWSMHDTKLLQALGHAVTQDAELAQALREALVEPEIAALRHILQRGVDRGEITAGHPALEYVPAQMFGVIRARPVVDGKYADPDYLVHFVEAAVLPALGLT is encoded by the coding sequence ATGACGTCGCAGGCCGCGGACGGACCGGAGACGGTCGCCGCCTCGCGCCGCTCCAAGATCACGCCCGAGCGTGAGCAGGAGTTCTTCGACGCCGTGCTCGAACAGGTCCGCGAATGCGGATACGAAGCCGTGACCATGGAGGGCGTCGCCGCCAGCACCCGCTGCAGCAAGTCCACCCTCTACCGGCAGTGGAAGACCAAGCCCCAGTTCGTGGTGGCCGCCCTGCGCTCCCGCCGCAGGTCGAAGTTCGACGGGATCGACACCGGATCGCTCGCCGACGACCTGCGCGAGGCCGCCCGGGCCGCGGGCCGGTGGTCGATGCACGACACCAAGCTGCTCCAGGCGCTCGGCCACGCCGTCACCCAGGACGCGGAACTCGCGCAGGCCCTGCGTGAGGCGCTGGTCGAACCGGAGATCGCCGCACTGAGGCACATTCTCCAGCGGGGGGTCGACCGGGGTGAGATCACCGCCGGACACCCGGCGCTGGAGTACGTCCCGGCCCAGATGTTCGGCGTCATCCGCGCCCGGCCCGTCGTGGACGGGAAGTACGCCGACCCGGACTACCTGGTCCACTTCGTCGAGGCCGCCGTACTGCCGGCCCTCGGCCTGACCTGA
- a CDS encoding phosphatase PAP2 family protein, translated as MNARTEPAEAGPSATARPPLVREILLVVGLFLVYKFGRQLATGHTAEAYRNAGRVWDWERTLHLPGEGSVQSLLLHGDTLAHIANTYYATVHFPATVAFLVWLYLKRPAHYVWARRVLAALTGAALVLHLVFPLAPPRMLAAAGLVDTAKVYGPSVYGPPQTDTLSNQFAAMPSLHFGWALMVAIGLIVATRSHWRWLWLLHPLVTLVVIVGTANHYWMDALVAAALLGIALAITHPPHRTAATAGRAQEKLAPAEPQENVLVGAVR; from the coding sequence ATGAATGCCCGCACCGAGCCTGCAGAAGCGGGGCCGAGCGCGACAGCGCGGCCGCCGCTCGTCCGGGAAATCCTGCTCGTCGTAGGACTCTTCCTCGTCTACAAGTTCGGCCGGCAACTGGCCACGGGCCACACCGCCGAGGCCTACCGCAACGCCGGTCGCGTGTGGGACTGGGAACGGACCCTGCATCTGCCGGGCGAGGGCTCGGTGCAGTCGCTGCTGCTGCACGGCGACACCCTGGCGCACATCGCCAACACCTACTACGCGACCGTCCACTTCCCGGCCACCGTCGCCTTCCTGGTCTGGCTGTACCTGAAGCGCCCCGCCCACTACGTCTGGGCCCGCCGCGTCCTGGCCGCCCTCACCGGCGCCGCCCTGGTGCTGCACCTAGTCTTCCCGCTGGCCCCGCCGCGGATGCTCGCGGCGGCCGGACTGGTCGACACCGCGAAGGTGTACGGCCCCTCCGTGTACGGCCCGCCGCAGACCGACACCCTCTCCAACCAGTTCGCCGCGATGCCCTCGCTGCACTTCGGGTGGGCCCTGATGGTGGCGATCGGCCTGATCGTGGCCACCCGCTCGCACTGGCGCTGGCTGTGGCTGCTGCACCCGCTGGTGACCCTGGTGGTCATCGTCGGGACGGCGAACCACTACTGGATGGACGCGCTCGTGGCCGCGGCCCTGCTCGGCATCGCGCTCGCGATCACTCACCCGCCGCACCGCACGGCCGCCACGGCGGGCCGGGCACAGGAGAAGCTCGCCCCGGCCGAACCGCAGGAGAACGTCCTGGTCGGAGCGGTCCGATGA
- a CDS encoding phospholipid scramblase-related protein, with product MTTHSNTPAGWYPDPHGAAQTLRYWDGAQWTSHTHQDQQGAGQAQAQAVKAPPVQQAPQMPQQSAGPDPRVQRQVQQQAGVTGGGAGGGTLFSEPVLVVNQKAKLIELTNEYKVMDQNGNQLGSVSQVGQSALRKIVRFFYSIDQFMKIKLEIRDAHGQPVMLLTRPGKIFKSRVIVERPDGSPVGEIVQQNMIGKINFALMVNGQRVGAIKAENWRAWNFAIVDHTENEVARITKTWEGLAKTMFTTADNYVLQIHYQLPEPLLSLVVATALTVDTALKQDARGFG from the coding sequence GTGACCACGCATTCGAACACACCTGCAGGCTGGTACCCCGATCCGCACGGAGCCGCCCAGACGCTCCGGTACTGGGACGGGGCGCAGTGGACCTCGCACACGCACCAGGACCAGCAGGGGGCGGGGCAGGCCCAGGCTCAAGCCGTCAAGGCCCCGCCGGTCCAGCAGGCACCGCAGATGCCTCAGCAGTCGGCCGGCCCGGACCCGCGCGTGCAGCGTCAGGTGCAGCAGCAGGCCGGGGTCACCGGGGGCGGTGCGGGCGGCGGCACGCTGTTCTCCGAGCCGGTGCTCGTGGTGAACCAGAAGGCCAAGCTGATCGAGCTGACCAACGAGTACAAGGTCATGGACCAGAACGGCAACCAGCTCGGCTCCGTCAGCCAGGTCGGGCAGAGCGCCCTCCGCAAGATCGTGCGGTTCTTCTACAGCATCGATCAGTTCATGAAGATCAAGCTGGAGATCCGCGACGCCCACGGGCAGCCGGTCATGCTGCTGACCCGGCCGGGGAAGATCTTCAAGTCGCGGGTGATCGTGGAGCGCCCGGACGGTTCGCCGGTCGGTGAGATCGTCCAGCAGAACATGATCGGGAAGATCAACTTCGCGCTGATGGTGAACGGCCAGCGGGTCGGGGCCATCAAGGCGGAGAACTGGCGGGCCTGGAACTTCGCGATCGTCGACCACACGGAGAACGAGGTCGCCCGGATCACGAAGACGTGGGAGGGGCTCGCCAAGACGATGTTCACGACCGCGGACAACTACGTGCTGCAGATCCACTACCAGCTGCCCGAGCCGCTGTTGAGCCTGGTCGTCGCCACCGCGCTGACGGTCGACACGGCGCTGAAGCAGGACGCCCGCGGGTTCGGCTGA